One part of the Streptomyces ferrugineus genome encodes these proteins:
- a CDS encoding MFS transporter yields the protein MTQDIRQEPSAETAPAAGSGWLLATTSLAAVLMTLDITVVNVALPQVAADLDAGLTGLQWVVNAYTLVFAALLLPAGSLSDRIGRRRMFLTGVAVFTAASAGCGAAPGVGTLIACRALQGLGGALVMSTALALIAGAYEGRRRQSAIGMFSAAGGAAAALGPLVGGAVVEGLDWRWIFYVNLPVGILIVLGTVLRVPHDDPAGRLPRPEGRFDLVGLLLAAGALLGLNYGLVTGPEDGWTSASALLPLVGGALLVAGFVAWEVRQRDAALFDVRLLRVPSFSGAIVLSFVCRVVSFGVLPYLILWLSGMLGHSPLGTGLRLLAMTAFIMLVAPFSGLLLKVLPTRAVMALGTGITALGLLTMARVGPDDSWLVMLPGLVLLGIGGAIAFPPLMGIAVGVVPPERAGMASGMTNTFFPLGTAAGVAAFGAVFSTRIDHDLDDARLAALHVPEGMRQQVRDAVAAGQFGRLERALPTGAREPVLEAARSALTGGLATILVTASVVSLLAALASWTLIRDKDQLTVAEEPADAPAL from the coding sequence ATGACCCAGGACATACGCCAGGAGCCGTCGGCCGAGACCGCTCCGGCAGCCGGCAGCGGCTGGCTGCTCGCCACGACGTCACTGGCCGCCGTGCTGATGACCCTGGACATCACCGTCGTCAACGTCGCCCTGCCGCAGGTCGCCGCCGACCTCGATGCCGGACTGACCGGACTGCAATGGGTGGTGAACGCCTACACGCTCGTCTTCGCCGCCCTCCTGCTGCCCGCCGGCTCGCTCTCCGACCGCATCGGCCGCCGCCGCATGTTCCTGACCGGCGTCGCCGTCTTCACCGCCGCGTCGGCGGGCTGCGGCGCGGCCCCCGGCGTCGGCACGCTCATCGCCTGCCGCGCCCTGCAAGGCCTGGGCGGCGCGCTGGTGATGTCGACCGCGCTGGCCCTGATCGCCGGGGCCTACGAGGGCCGGCGCCGCCAGTCGGCCATCGGCATGTTCTCCGCCGCGGGCGGCGCCGCCGCGGCCCTCGGCCCGCTGGTCGGCGGTGCCGTCGTCGAGGGCCTCGACTGGCGGTGGATCTTCTACGTCAACCTGCCGGTCGGCATCCTCATCGTGCTCGGCACCGTACTGCGGGTGCCGCACGACGACCCGGCGGGTCGACTGCCGCGTCCCGAGGGCCGGTTCGACCTCGTCGGGCTGCTGCTCGCCGCCGGAGCCCTGCTCGGCCTCAACTACGGCCTGGTGACCGGCCCGGAGGACGGCTGGACGTCCGCCTCCGCACTGCTGCCGCTCGTCGGCGGGGCCCTGCTCGTCGCCGGGTTCGTGGCGTGGGAGGTCCGGCAGCGGGATGCGGCCCTGTTCGACGTACGGCTGCTGCGGGTGCCGTCGTTCAGCGGGGCGATCGTGCTCAGCTTCGTCTGCCGGGTGGTCAGCTTCGGCGTGCTGCCGTATCTGATCCTGTGGCTGTCGGGGATGCTCGGGCACAGCCCGCTGGGCACCGGGCTGCGGCTGCTGGCGATGACGGCCTTCATCATGCTGGTCGCCCCGTTCAGCGGACTGCTGCTCAAGGTGCTGCCCACCCGCGCAGTGATGGCCCTGGGCACGGGCATCACCGCGCTCGGGCTCCTCACCATGGCGCGCGTAGGCCCCGACGACTCCTGGCTGGTGATGCTGCCCGGCCTGGTGCTGCTCGGCATCGGCGGGGCGATCGCCTTCCCGCCGCTGATGGGCATCGCCGTCGGTGTCGTACCCCCGGAGCGGGCCGGAATGGCCTCCGGGATGACCAACACCTTCTTCCCGCTCGGCACGGCGGCCGGCGTCGCCGCCTTCGGCGCGGTGTTCAGCACCCGGATCGACCATGACCTGGACGACGCGCGTCTCGCCGCGCTGCACGTCCCGGAGGGGATGCGGCAGCAGGTCCGGGACGCCGTGGCCGCCGGGCAGTTCGGGCGGCTCGAACGCGCCCTGCCGACGGGCGCCCGCGAACCCGTCCTGGAAGCGGCCCGCTCCGCGCTCACCGGCGGCCTCGCGACGATCCTCGTGACGGCGTCCGTGGTCAGCCTGCTCGCCGCCCTCGCCTCGTGGACGCTCATCCGCGACAAGGACCAGTTGACCGTTGCCGAGGAGCCGGCCGATGCCCCTGCCCTCTGA
- a CDS encoding TetR/AcrR family transcriptional regulator, with translation MPSTTTDSDGTQPGTGKRRAPLNRTTVVAVGRRLARDEGLAAVTLRRVAGELGVTAMALYRHVGDKRELLVAMLDDVAEELVIPDGAGSPPDRLVLAFRALHDHLTAEPWVAEVLRGGELFGPRAARFVEHVLTLLAEAGLDDEQAADAYWALWWYTFGHLSYLPAQRPEGRPARQELMTRVRMDDHPRLARMLSRPPRAGAAEDLFVPGLRALLRGLLAD, from the coding sequence ATGCCGAGCACGACGACCGACAGCGACGGGACACAGCCCGGGACCGGGAAGCGACGCGCCCCGCTGAACCGGACGACCGTCGTGGCCGTCGGCCGCCGGCTGGCCCGCGACGAAGGGCTGGCCGCGGTCACCCTGCGCCGGGTGGCGGGCGAACTCGGCGTGACGGCCATGGCGTTGTACCGGCACGTGGGCGACAAGCGCGAACTGCTGGTCGCGATGCTGGACGACGTGGCCGAGGAACTGGTGATACCGGACGGCGCGGGCTCGCCCCCGGACCGGCTGGTCCTGGCCTTCCGCGCACTGCACGACCATCTGACGGCGGAGCCGTGGGTGGCGGAAGTCCTCAGGGGCGGCGAGCTGTTCGGGCCGCGCGCCGCGCGGTTCGTCGAGCATGTGCTCACCCTCCTGGCGGAGGCCGGGCTGGACGACGAGCAGGCGGCCGACGCCTACTGGGCCCTGTGGTGGTACACCTTCGGCCACCTGTCGTACCTGCCCGCGCAGCGGCCCGAGGGTCGCCCCGCCCGGCAGGAGCTGATGACCCGAGTCCGTATGGACGACCATCCCCGACTGGCCCGGATGCTGTCCCGGCCGCCCCGCGCGGGCGCGGCCGAGGACCTGTTCGTGCCCGGTCTCCGGGCCCTCCTGCGGGGCCTGCTGGCGGACTGA
- a CDS encoding ABC transporter ATP-binding protein/permease — MTLTPVRPQAVAPTTADAPPRRRWRGRAALAVLLLVVAVALLGPLFAPHAVTDPVDIPYAPGSAQALLGTDRLGSDVLSRVLSGGRSLLLNGLAVTAAVCALAAVAGMTAAWRKGWTDTLILRLADVLLGMPAFLLLSVVVVATGRGPAGVALATGLVLLPESIRVVRAATLRILAQDYVEVAVARGERTASVLWREVLPNLAPVLAADAGVRFLGAITVVATAAFLGYGTQPPAADWGLMVLENRDGLTLQPLAVLVPAALLLVLLLATNLLLDAAFPDVEARGSGRRRTNAPTVDAPGELLLSVRGLRVETEGGPPVLDGVDLDLAPGELLAVVGESGSGKSTLVLAALGHVAVGLRHTDGQAWLDGHPALALDQRRLRRLRASVCGYVAQDPRTALAPHLRADAQITEVLRARQVSKEQWPQRVERALRLAGLERPSEVAHRRPHQMSGGQRQRVALAVALAAEPRLLVLDEPTNALDTVTAAAFLADLTRLRGETGTAVLLVSHDLAAVAAVADRVTVMDGGRIVEQGPAEAVLSDPVSERGRALVAAAARPGIHAEPEGPQGASLLRVSDLALVRRAIPVLSDVSLDLGTGDCLSVVGPSGCGKTTLLRCLAGLDRPTSGDIRLHDQALAPDVRDRDPRQRRRVQLVPQDPYASLNPRHTVATIVGRPLAFRQDLSKEQRQAAVEGLLTQVGLGAGLAARLPGALSGGQRQRVALARALAAGPEVLLCDEVTSALDPSVAAGVVELIARLRTELGIAVVVVTHDLSVAARLGGRVAVLHDGRIRETGPAARVLSRPEHDVTRALVAAMPGARARGEDVTR, encoded by the coding sequence ATGACCCTCACCCCCGTGCGCCCGCAGGCCGTCGCACCCACGACGGCCGACGCACCGCCGCGACGGCGGTGGCGCGGACGCGCCGCGCTCGCCGTCCTGCTGCTGGTCGTCGCCGTGGCCCTGCTCGGGCCGCTGTTCGCGCCGCACGCCGTCACGGACCCCGTGGACATCCCGTACGCGCCCGGCAGCGCCCAAGCCCTCCTGGGCACCGACCGGTTGGGCTCCGACGTGCTCAGCCGCGTGCTGTCCGGCGGCCGCTCCCTGCTGCTCAACGGCCTCGCGGTCACGGCGGCGGTCTGCGCGCTCGCCGCGGTGGCCGGCATGACCGCCGCCTGGCGCAAGGGCTGGACCGACACCCTGATCCTGCGCCTCGCCGACGTCCTGCTGGGCATGCCCGCCTTCCTGCTGCTGAGCGTCGTGGTCGTGGCCACCGGACGCGGCCCGGCGGGCGTCGCGCTCGCCACGGGACTCGTGCTGCTGCCCGAGAGCATCCGCGTGGTCCGCGCCGCGACCCTGCGGATCCTGGCCCAGGACTACGTGGAGGTCGCCGTCGCGCGAGGCGAGCGCACGGCGAGCGTGCTGTGGCGCGAGGTGCTGCCCAACCTCGCCCCGGTCCTCGCCGCCGACGCCGGGGTCCGCTTCCTCGGCGCGATCACCGTCGTAGCGACCGCCGCCTTCCTCGGATACGGCACCCAACCCCCGGCCGCCGACTGGGGGCTGATGGTGCTGGAGAACCGTGACGGGCTCACCCTCCAGCCCCTCGCGGTCCTGGTACCGGCGGCTCTGCTCCTCGTACTCCTGCTCGCCACGAATCTGTTGCTCGACGCGGCGTTCCCCGACGTCGAAGCGCGCGGGTCGGGGCGTCGGCGCACCAACGCTCCGACGGTCGACGCGCCCGGTGAGCTGCTGCTCTCCGTGCGGGGGCTCCGGGTGGAGACCGAGGGCGGGCCTCCCGTGCTGGACGGCGTCGACCTCGACCTCGCTCCGGGGGAACTCCTCGCCGTCGTAGGGGAGTCGGGCAGCGGCAAGAGCACGCTCGTCCTCGCCGCCCTCGGACACGTGGCGGTGGGGCTGCGGCACACCGACGGCCAGGCATGGCTCGACGGGCACCCCGCCCTGGCCCTCGACCAGCGGCGGCTACGGCGGCTGCGCGCATCCGTGTGCGGCTACGTCGCCCAGGACCCGCGCACCGCACTGGCACCGCACCTGCGAGCCGACGCGCAGATCACCGAGGTGCTGCGGGCCCGCCAAGTATCCAAGGAGCAGTGGCCGCAACGCGTCGAACGGGCCCTGCGGCTCGCGGGACTGGAGCGGCCGTCCGAGGTCGCGCACCGCCGGCCGCACCAGATGTCCGGAGGCCAGCGGCAGCGGGTGGCGCTGGCCGTGGCCCTGGCCGCCGAACCCCGGCTGCTGGTCCTGGACGAGCCGACCAACGCCCTGGACACCGTCACCGCGGCCGCCTTCCTCGCCGACCTGACCCGGCTGCGCGGCGAGACGGGCACGGCGGTCCTGCTCGTGTCCCACGACCTGGCCGCGGTGGCCGCCGTGGCCGACCGGGTGACGGTGATGGATGGCGGGCGGATCGTCGAACAGGGGCCTGCCGAGGCGGTATTGAGCGATCCGGTCAGCGAGCGCGGGCGGGCCCTGGTCGCGGCCGCCGCCCGGCCCGGGATTCACGCGGAGCCGGAGGGCCCGCAAGGGGCTTCCTTGCTCCGGGTTTCGGATCTCGCTCTCGTACGCAGAGCAATACCGGTCCTCTCCGATGTGTCCCTCGACCTCGGCACCGGCGACTGCCTGTCCGTCGTCGGCCCGTCCGGCTGCGGCAAGACGACCCTGCTGCGCTGCCTCGCCGGTCTCGACCGCCCGACGAGCGGCGACATCCGTCTCCACGACCAGGCCCTCGCACCTGACGTGCGCGACCGCGACCCCCGGCAGCGACGTCGGGTGCAGCTCGTGCCCCAGGACCCGTACGCCTCGCTCAACCCCCGCCACACCGTCGCCACGATCGTAGGCCGTCCTCTCGCGTTCCGGCAGGACCTGTCCAAGGAACAGCGACAGGCGGCGGTCGAGGGGCTGTTGACGCAGGTCGGCCTCGGCGCGGGCCTCGCCGCCCGGCTTCCCGGCGCGCTCTCGGGCGGCCAGCGGCAGCGCGTCGCCCTCGCGCGGGCGCTGGCCGCCGGCCCCGAGGTGCTGCTCTGCGACGAGGTGACCAGCGCGCTGGACCCGTCCGTGGCCGCCGGAGTCGTCGAGCTGATCGCCCGGCTGCGCACGGAGTTGGGGATCGCCGTCGTCGTGGTCACGCACGACCTGTCGGTGGCCGCACGGCTCGGCGGCCGGGTGGCCGTGCTGCACGACGGGCGGATCCGTGAGACGGGACCGGCCGCCCGGGTGCTGAGCCGGCCCGAACACGACGTGACCCGCGCACTGGTGGCCGCCATGCCCGGTGCACGGGCCCGCGGAGAGGACGTGACACGGTGA
- a CDS encoding ABC transporter permease, with protein MSRIGGKRPRFSRWWPARIGGALLVLFAVSVLVFAATEAAPGDAATARLGPQASEDAVAALRDRLGLDRPAPLRYLDWLGHVVRGDFGASYASGRPVGELIGDRFGNSLVLGLAATAVLVPLAVGLGLWAGLRAGRRGDRIVSGGALGLAAVPEFVTGALLMAVFAAGLGWLPAVSLLGAGQGPLDDPAVLVLPTLTLVSVSLAQNLRLVRAGVAEAARSPAVDAARLNGVPEHRVALRYVLPAGLGPAVPMLARSVAYLLGGALVAESLFGYPGLAALLVDATAARDVPVVQAVALLGAAVAVAANLAADLAVPLLDPVQRHPR; from the coding sequence ATGAGCCGAATCGGCGGGAAGCGGCCCCGGTTCTCGCGCTGGTGGCCGGCCCGGATCGGCGGCGCGCTGCTCGTGCTGTTCGCCGTGTCGGTGCTGGTGTTCGCCGCCACCGAGGCCGCCCCCGGCGACGCGGCCACCGCCCGGCTCGGACCGCAGGCCTCCGAGGACGCCGTCGCGGCACTGCGGGACCGGCTGGGACTGGACCGGCCCGCGCCGCTGCGGTACCTCGACTGGCTCGGGCACGTCGTCCGCGGTGACTTCGGCGCGAGTTACGCCAGCGGCCGGCCGGTGGGCGAGCTGATCGGCGACCGGTTCGGCAACTCCCTCGTGCTGGGGCTCGCCGCCACGGCCGTGCTCGTCCCGCTCGCCGTCGGGCTCGGACTGTGGGCGGGGCTGCGGGCCGGGCGGCGCGGCGACCGGATCGTGTCCGGCGGCGCGCTGGGCCTGGCCGCGGTACCGGAGTTCGTCACCGGCGCCCTGCTGATGGCGGTGTTCGCGGCCGGCCTTGGCTGGCTGCCCGCCGTGTCCCTGCTCGGCGCCGGGCAGGGGCCGCTGGACGATCCGGCCGTGCTCGTCCTGCCGACGCTCACCCTCGTCTCGGTGAGCCTGGCGCAGAACCTGCGGCTGGTCAGGGCCGGAGTGGCCGAGGCCGCCCGGTCCCCGGCGGTGGACGCGGCCCGCCTGAACGGGGTTCCCGAACACCGGGTCGCCCTGCGCTACGTGCTGCCCGCCGGGCTCGGCCCCGCCGTCCCGATGCTCGCCCGTTCCGTCGCCTACCTGCTGGGCGGGGCGCTGGTCGCGGAGTCCCTGTTCGGCTACCCCGGGCTCGCCGCACTCCTGGTGGACGCCACGGCGGCCCGGGACGTCCCCGTGGTGCAGGCCGTCGCCCTGCTCGGCGCCGCCGTCGCGGTCGCCGCGAACCTCGCCGCCGACCTGGCCGTACCGCTCCTCGACCCCGTGCAGAGGCACCCGCGATGA
- a CDS encoding ABC transporter substrate-binding protein: MITRRAALRGVAGGAVAVAAGGALAACGGGSDGQPAAAKASATPRKGGKLRAAFIGGSTESTDPTLAAGVGIDYVRARVVWDALGELDGGKPVWRLAETVEPNSDATRWTVRIRKGVTFSDGRQLTAQDVLFSLRTLVEKRSPQAGFMTHLDLKKARARDARTVELPLTMADGFFDLALAHSMFVFPDGTKDLAKAVGSGPYVVKKWQAGRSSLLVPREDYWDADNGGPYLDELELIPVTDAAARLSGLKSGQFEYAGGLALTALRTERGNSALRLETPSKDLWVDLNLPMNLGLKPFTDARVVRAVKLALDRESLVRTVTLGQGEVGNDLVGAHQPYYDTGIAQTAYDPEQARKLLKEAGQEGLAVRIRTSDYDYGTEESATAMVPMLEKAGIKATLDKVPAADYYSDFKTILSTPVQTAAYHPNPLPLAIRTYYGSTASFPLTGTKDAAALDPLIAAMNRATRDEQRRARVADVLTHLHEHGGDALFARVPTVSGSAAKAHGVKSRGYADFPSLRDAFVE, encoded by the coding sequence GTGATAACTCGGCGTGCCGCGCTGCGCGGCGTCGCGGGAGGGGCGGTGGCGGTCGCCGCCGGCGGGGCACTGGCGGCCTGCGGAGGCGGGAGCGACGGGCAGCCCGCCGCCGCGAAGGCGTCCGCGACTCCCCGCAAGGGCGGGAAGCTGCGGGCGGCGTTCATCGGCGGCAGCACGGAGTCCACCGACCCGACGCTGGCCGCGGGCGTCGGCATCGACTACGTGCGGGCCCGCGTCGTCTGGGACGCCCTCGGCGAGCTGGACGGCGGAAAGCCGGTCTGGCGGCTGGCGGAGACCGTCGAGCCCAACTCCGACGCCACCCGGTGGACCGTACGGATCAGAAAGGGCGTCACTTTCAGTGACGGGCGCCAACTCACCGCGCAGGACGTGCTGTTCAGTCTGCGCACGCTCGTCGAGAAGCGGAGCCCGCAGGCCGGGTTCATGACGCACCTCGACCTGAAGAAGGCACGCGCGCGTGACGCTCGGACCGTCGAGCTGCCGCTCACCATGGCCGACGGGTTCTTCGATCTCGCCCTCGCGCACTCCATGTTCGTCTTCCCCGACGGCACCAAGGACCTCGCGAAGGCGGTGGGCAGCGGGCCGTACGTGGTGAAGAAGTGGCAGGCCGGGCGCAGCAGCCTGCTCGTTCCCCGCGAGGACTACTGGGACGCGGACAACGGCGGCCCCTACCTGGACGAGCTGGAGCTGATCCCCGTCACCGACGCGGCGGCCCGGCTCAGCGGCCTGAAGTCCGGCCAGTTCGAGTACGCCGGCGGTCTCGCCCTGACCGCCCTGCGCACCGAGCGCGGCAACAGCGCCCTGCGTCTCGAAACCCCGTCCAAGGACCTGTGGGTCGACCTCAACCTCCCCATGAACCTCGGGCTGAAGCCGTTCACCGACGCGCGTGTCGTACGGGCTGTGAAGCTCGCGCTCGACCGTGAATCCCTGGTCCGCACGGTCACCCTCGGACAGGGCGAGGTCGGCAACGACCTCGTGGGAGCGCACCAGCCGTACTACGACACGGGCATCGCGCAGACCGCCTACGACCCCGAGCAGGCCCGCAAGCTGCTCAAGGAGGCCGGTCAGGAGGGGCTCGCCGTGCGGATCCGCACCTCCGACTACGACTACGGCACCGAGGAGAGCGCCACCGCGATGGTGCCGATGCTCGAGAAGGCCGGCATCAAGGCGACGCTCGACAAGGTGCCCGCCGCCGACTACTACAGCGACTTCAAGACCATCCTCAGCACCCCCGTCCAGACCGCCGCCTACCACCCCAACCCGCTGCCGCTCGCGATCCGGACGTACTACGGCTCGACGGCCTCGTTCCCGCTCACCGGCACCAAGGACGCGGCCGCGCTCGATCCGCTGATCGCCGCCATGAACCGGGCGACGCGGGACGAACAGCGGCGCGCACGGGTCGCGGACGTGCTGACGCACCTGCACGAGCACGGCGGGGACGCCCTGTTCGCACGCGTGCCGACCGTGTCGGGTTCGGCCGCGAAGGCGCACGGGGTCAAGTCGCGTGGCTACGCGGACTTCCCCAGCCTGCGGGACGCGTTCGTCGAGTGA
- a CDS encoding helix-turn-helix transcriptional regulator translates to MQKTSSRLLALLSLLQTRRDWSGEDLAQRLAVTPRTVRRDMDRLRGLGYPILTFKGPAGGYRLDAGSHLPPLLFDDDQAVALAVALQTAATDTTIGEDAARALATIRQVMPPRLRHRIDTLRVTAVQSPENADATPVGSQVLVDLGNAIRAHVELRFDYGRNEPVGDEQPRRTQPHHLVTWRGHWYLVAWDLDRADWRTFRVDRITPRTPTGPRFTPRELPGGDVSAFIISRFRGSDGTTADWPCQGEVILNLPATAVAPFAQDAVVEELGPDRCRLTLGSWSWTGLAATIGRFDTDITVIGPPELSTAFARLAARYAHAAARTTHPSDDPGIDTSR, encoded by the coding sequence ATGCAGAAAACGTCCTCGCGGCTGCTCGCGCTGCTCTCACTGCTCCAGACCCGCCGTGACTGGTCCGGCGAGGACCTCGCCCAGCGTCTCGCCGTCACCCCACGTACGGTGCGCCGCGACATGGACCGGCTACGGGGACTCGGCTACCCGATCCTGACCTTCAAGGGACCCGCCGGCGGCTATCGCCTGGACGCCGGCTCCCATCTGCCCCCGCTGCTGTTTGACGACGACCAGGCCGTCGCTCTGGCCGTCGCCCTGCAGACCGCGGCCACCGACACCACGATCGGTGAGGACGCCGCCCGCGCCCTGGCCACCATTCGCCAGGTCATGCCGCCCCGCCTGCGCCACCGCATCGACACGCTCCGCGTCACAGCCGTCCAGTCACCCGAGAACGCCGACGCGACACCGGTCGGCTCTCAAGTCCTCGTGGACCTGGGCAACGCCATCCGAGCCCATGTCGAGCTTCGCTTCGACTACGGGCGGAACGAGCCCGTCGGCGATGAGCAACCCCGCCGGACCCAGCCTCACCACCTGGTCACGTGGCGCGGCCACTGGTATCTCGTGGCCTGGGACCTCGACCGCGCGGACTGGCGGACCTTCCGCGTGGACCGCATAACCCCTCGCACACCCACCGGCCCCCGCTTCACCCCGCGTGAACTCCCCGGAGGCGACGTGTCCGCCTTCATCATCAGCCGATTCCGCGGCTCCGACGGCACCACCGCCGACTGGCCCTGCCAGGGCGAGGTCATCCTGAACCTCCCCGCCACCGCCGTGGCCCCCTTCGCCCAAGACGCAGTCGTTGAAGAACTCGGCCCAGACCGCTGCCGGCTCACCCTCGGCTCCTGGTCATGGACCGGCCTGGCCGCCACCATCGGCCGCTTCGACACCGACATCACAGTGATCGGCCCGCCTGAACTGAGCACCGCATTCGCGCGCCTCGCCGCTCGCTACGCCCACGCCGCCGCCCGCACCACCCACCCCTCCGACGACCCGGGCATCGACACCTCACGCTGA
- a CDS encoding VOC family protein produces the protein MSVTTTTHLNFRGDASAALGFYQSVFGGRTVAVTYKDAGNVQNENEADWMMWGEVVADNGFHIMAYDVPSQLPWNQGENPFFVSVRGTDADEINALWQKLAEGSTVVRPLEAAQWAPLYGMLTDRFGVTWVLDVTAPYGG, from the coding sequence ATGTCCGTCACGACCACCACTCACCTGAACTTCCGGGGCGACGCGTCTGCGGCGCTCGGCTTCTACCAGTCCGTCTTCGGCGGGCGCACCGTAGCCGTCACGTACAAGGACGCCGGCAACGTACAGAACGAGAACGAGGCGGACTGGATGATGTGGGGCGAGGTGGTCGCAGACAACGGCTTCCACATCATGGCCTACGACGTGCCGTCCCAACTCCCTTGGAACCAGGGCGAGAACCCGTTCTTCGTCTCCGTGCGGGGCACCGACGCCGACGAGATCAACGCCCTCTGGCAGAAGCTCGCCGAGGGCTCGACGGTGGTACGGCCCCTGGAGGCCGCGCAGTGGGCGCCGCTGTACGGCATGCTCACCGACCGCTTCGGCGTGACCTGGGTCCTGGACGTCACCGCTCCCTACGGCGGCTGA